The Chitinophagales bacterium genomic sequence ATTACACTGCAGCGGCTGGCGCACCAGCTGATAGAAAACCATCTTAATTTTGAAAATACTGCTATAATAGGTATTCAGCCCAGGGGAGTATTACTCAGTGACCGCATAGCACAACTCGTGCAACAAATTACCAAACAGAAATATATTGACTATGGTAAACTGGATATTACCTTTTACCGTGATGATATACACCAGGGCAATGATATACATGTACCCAAACGTACTGATATAGAATTCAGTATTGAGGGCAGGGACGTGGTACTGATAGACGATGTGTTGCATACCGGCAGGACCATACGTTCGGCCATGGATGCACTCATAGACTTCGGACGCCCGAGAAGTGTGGAGTTACTTGTGTTGATCGACAGAAGGTTCAGCCGGGAGTTACCTATACAACCGGATTACATCGGTCATTCTATAGATACTATCATTACACAAAAAGTAAAAGTATACTGGTCGGAACAGGACGCAAGGGACGAGGTGGTACTATTTGATAAATAAAGACAAAACAATAGATGTCATTATCTGTAAAACACTTACTGGGAATTAAAGAACTGCAGGCTGCGGATATACACACTATATTCCGTACTGCGGATAATTTCAAGCAGGTTTTACAACGCCCGATAAAGAAAGTGCCTACACTGCGTGACACAACAGTTGCCAATGTGTTCTTTGAGAATTCTACCCGTACTCGTATCTCGTTTGAGCTGGCAGAGAAAAGGTTGAGTGCTGACGTGGTCAACTTTTCTGCGTCCGGCTCTTCCGTGTCAAAAGGTGAGACGCTGATAGATACAGTAAACAATATCCTGGCCATGAAAGTGGATATGGTGGTAATGCGCCACAGCGCGACAGGTGCACCATGGTTTCTTGCCGACCATATCGACGCCAGCATTATCAATGCAGGTGATGGCATTAATGAACATCCTACGCAGGCGTTGCTGGATGCATTCTCTATGCGCGAGAAACTGGGTGACCTGAAGGGTAAGCGAATAGCCATTATAGGAGACATTATGCACTCAAGGGTGGCATTGAGTAATATATTTTGCCTGAAGAAACTTGGCGCAGAGGTGATGGTAGCAGGCCCGCCGACGCTGATACCCAAACACATACAGGACCTTGGTGTAAAAGTAGAATACAATGTAAAAAAAGCACTGCAATGGTGCGAGGTAGCCAATGTATTGCGGATACAATTGGAAAGGCAGAACAAACCACTCTTTTCTACATTGAGAGAGTATGCGCTTTTCTACGGTATCAACAGGCAGATGCTGGATAGCCTGGACAAAGAAATAACAATTATGCACCCGGGACCTATAAACAGGGGAGTAGAATTAAATTCTGATGTAGCTGATGGCAACCAATCTATTATTCTTGACCAGGTAGAAAATGGTGTGGCTATCAGGATGGCCGTTATTTATCTCTTGTCCGGAAAACGGGATTTAGTAGAGTAAAGTCGAATTTTAGTGGAAAATGCCTGTGGTATAGTTTATACCTCGACAGGCCAATAGGTTCTTCTCTGAAGCCAATACTATTTATAATTGGAATGATGTCGTTATTACAAAGCTCTTTGTCTATCAGTACATATTTCTGCGCATAAAATATGCGGTTCACTTCCATTTGGTTATAACGTTCCAGGTAAGCCAGGAAAGCATAATCTTTTTCGGCTTCTGCACATATACCCAGTACTTCTCCTTTCGGAAATTTTTCTGCCAGGTAATGCATATTAGATATCATTTCATGATCGCGCCCCACCTGGCCCACCTTACTACCCAGGTATATACATAATCCAAGCGATACAATTATGGCAGAGAGCCTGAATATCCTGAGCCCTTTTTGCCCGGCTTTGAACCTGTTCGTTATTACTAAAAAATAGGGGTAGGCTATTGCAGCCACTGCTAATACATAATAGGGAAGTGATGGCACTAGGTAGAATGTGCGTTGTTTCACACTCATCATAATAGGGGTAGATGCTGCCAGTCCTATAAGTAAAAAGAAGAGAGCATGTTTACCTGATGTCTTTTGCGGGGTTAACTTCAAAAGCCGTACAATAACTATAAGTATTATTGTAATGGCAATGGGTACCAGCATTTGTATAGCAAGGTCATACAACAATTGCCAGCGCCCCAAACCTCCTGTAGTTATCTCCCTTTGCCCCGACAATGCTGCTATAAGTTGTTGGTTAAGATATCTGTCGAAGCTGGCACGAGGTCCGGGAAACTGGTAAAAGATCACATAAAAAGCTATTAGCATGGCTGTAAGGAATATGGTTAGCATTACGGCTGTAAAAAACTGTTTGCCACTGCCTCGTTGATATACCAGCCAATATAGGCCGGGGACAGCCAGCGGGAAAGCGCCTACCGGGCCTTTGGTCAATGTGGCGCAGAATATCAGTATACCACAGGTTATGATCCCCCACATGTTGTTGTCCTTTAGTGAGCGGTATAACGTCCATACTGCCGCAATATCAAACAGGGCCATGGTGCAGTCAAGAATGTTATTGGTATATCCCCATGTGATAGTTGGTACCAGGCACCAGAGCAGTAAAGGCAAAGCGTAACTATAGCTTACCCCGTT encodes the following:
- the pyrR gene encoding bifunctional pyr operon transcriptional regulator/uracil phosphoribosyltransferase PyrR, with protein sequence MKTLLDHTQLNITLQRLAHQLIENHLNFENTAIIGIQPRGVLLSDRIAQLVQQITKQKYIDYGKLDITFYRDDIHQGNDIHVPKRTDIEFSIEGRDVVLIDDVLHTGRTIRSAMDALIDFGRPRSVELLVLIDRRFSRELPIQPDYIGHSIDTIITQKVKVYWSEQDARDEVVLFDK
- a CDS encoding aspartate carbamoyltransferase catalytic subunit, giving the protein MSLSVKHLLGIKELQAADIHTIFRTADNFKQVLQRPIKKVPTLRDTTVANVFFENSTRTRISFELAEKRLSADVVNFSASGSSVSKGETLIDTVNNILAMKVDMVVMRHSATGAPWFLADHIDASIINAGDGINEHPTQALLDAFSMREKLGDLKGKRIAIIGDIMHSRVALSNIFCLKKLGAEVMVAGPPTLIPKHIQDLGVKVEYNVKKALQWCEVANVLRIQLERQNKPLFSTLREYALFYGINRQMLDSLDKEITIMHPGPINRGVELNSDVADGNQSIILDQVENGVAIRMAVIYLLSGKRDLVE
- a CDS encoding glycosyltransferase family 39 protein, whose protein sequence is MSNPSGNNTRLIACITIIILTSMLMLDRLVPEGLFLDGVTYAAISRNLAIGKGSFWALYYRNPWIFSEHPPLFFGLQAIFFKIFGDHYLTEKIYSFVIWLLTAILLKQFWNRAIPGNGVSYSYALPLLLWCLVPTITWGYTNNILDCTMALFDIAAVWTLYRSLKDNNMWGIITCGILIFCATLTKGPVGAFPLAVPGLYWLVYQRGSGKQFFTAVMLTIFLTAMLIAFYVIFYQFPGPRASFDRYLNQQLIAALSGQREITTGGLGRWQLLYDLAIQMLVPIAITIILIVIVRLLKLTPQKTSGKHALFFLLIGLAASTPIMMSVKQRTFYLVPSLPYYVLAVAAIAYPYFLVITNRFKAGQKGLRIFRLSAIIVSLGLCIYLGSKVGQVGRDHEMISNMHYLAEKFPKGEVLGICAEAEKDYAFLAYLERYNQMEVNRIFYAQKYVLIDKELCNNDIIPIINSIGFREEPIGLSRYKLYHRHFPLKFDFTLLNPVFRTRDK